The following proteins come from a genomic window of Yinghuangia sp. ASG 101:
- the smpB gene encoding SsrA-binding protein SmpB has protein sequence MPGKPTKSKKAQAAPKRKLIAQNKKARHDYHIDDTIECGVVLTGPEVKSLRQGRASLVDGFATVDNHEVWLRNAHIPEYLEATWNNSAPRRPRKLLLHRPEIAKLENKLGDSGTTLVPLSIYFNEDGRVKVELALARGKKLYDKRQALIEKQGQREAQRAMSAAIRRQTS, from the coding sequence ATGCCGGGGAAGCCGACCAAGTCCAAGAAGGCGCAGGCGGCCCCCAAACGCAAGCTGATCGCACAGAACAAGAAGGCACGGCACGACTACCACATCGACGACACGATCGAATGCGGCGTCGTGCTGACCGGGCCTGAGGTGAAGTCGCTTCGGCAGGGCCGCGCCTCGCTTGTCGACGGATTCGCGACCGTCGACAACCACGAGGTGTGGCTCCGCAACGCGCACATCCCCGAATACCTGGAGGCGACCTGGAACAACTCGGCGCCGCGCCGCCCCCGCAAGCTCCTGCTGCACCGGCCGGAGATCGCCAAGTTGGAGAACAAGCTCGGCGACTCGGGGACCACGCTCGTCCCGTTGAGTATCTACTTCAACGAAGACGGTCGCGTGAAGGTCGAACTGGCCCTCGCGCGCGGCAAGAAGCTCTACGACAAGCGCCAGGCGCTCATCGAGAAACAGGGGCAGCGCGAGGCCCAACGCGCCATGAGCGCGGCGATTCGCCGGCAGACGAGCTGA
- a CDS encoding carbohydrate kinase family protein, with the protein MTTPAGATVPIAVVGENVVDLVPLPDAPGDYRAILGGGPANTAIAAARLGTPTALVARIGADAFGRRVRERLAADGVSARYLVDAREPSSLAVVSFDDERRASYDFWFTGTADGLWTGDELPDPLDADVRALHVGSVALHLEPGGAALLHMILREHARGAVTLTLDPNVRAGICGDIAAVRTRLETIVPLCDVVKASEDDLALLYPDVAPIEVARTWRETGPALIVVTEGRDGATALTEHQTVAVGTPPAEVTDTVGAGDAFMGALLHTLNTENLLGGARVGALRTLSADDVESLLDHATAAATYTCTQEGANPPTPHQLATWQKTTPTTT; encoded by the coding sequence ATGACCACCCCCGCAGGCGCCACCGTCCCGATCGCCGTCGTCGGCGAGAACGTCGTGGACCTCGTCCCGCTCCCGGACGCCCCCGGCGACTACCGGGCGATTCTCGGCGGCGGCCCCGCCAACACCGCGATCGCGGCGGCACGGCTCGGCACCCCGACGGCACTCGTCGCCCGCATCGGCGCCGACGCCTTCGGCCGACGCGTCCGCGAGCGCCTGGCCGCGGACGGCGTCTCGGCGCGCTACCTCGTCGACGCGCGCGAACCGTCCAGCCTCGCCGTCGTCTCCTTCGACGACGAACGCCGGGCGTCCTACGACTTCTGGTTCACCGGCACCGCCGACGGGCTGTGGACCGGCGACGAACTCCCGGACCCGCTCGACGCCGACGTCCGCGCCCTGCACGTCGGTTCGGTCGCCCTGCACCTCGAACCCGGCGGGGCCGCCCTGTTGCACATGATCCTGCGCGAACACGCCCGCGGCGCGGTCACGTTGACCCTCGACCCGAACGTACGCGCGGGCATCTGCGGCGACATCGCCGCGGTCCGCACGCGCCTGGAGACGATTGTCCCGCTCTGCGACGTCGTGAAGGCCAGCGAGGACGACCTCGCCCTGCTCTACCCCGACGTCGCCCCCATCGAAGTCGCCCGCACCTGGCGCGAGACCGGCCCCGCCCTGATCGTCGTCACCGAGGGCCGGGACGGCGCCACCGCCCTCACCGAACACCAGACCGTCGCCGTCGGCACGCCCCCCGCCGAAGTCACCGACACCGTCGGCGCCGGCGACGCCTTCATGGGCGCCCTGCTGCACACCCTGAACACCGAAAACCTCCTGGGCGGCGCCCGCGTGGGCGCCCTGCGCACCCTCTCCGCCGACGACGTGGAGTCCCTCCTCGACCACGCCACCGCCGCGGCCACCTACACCTGCACCCAAGAAGGCGCCAACCCCCCAACCCCCCACCAACTGGCCACCTGGCAAAAAACCACACCCACAACCACGTGA